The genome window GATGACACGTGGAAGTGATTTCATTGCTGAAATATGCGAATTGTGTGTGAAAGCTTGTGAAGCTTGCGCCGCAGAGTGTGGCAAACACAACCACGATCACTGCCAAGCATGTGCAGAGGCTTGCCGCAGATGTGCAGAAGCTTGCCGGTTGATGGCAGCAGTAGCATAATTACTATTTCACTGGAACATATAATAAAAACCGATAATGACCTTGGTCCCCTAAGGGAAGGTAGTGAAACACAGGCATCTGAGACGATGTGCCTATGTGTATTGCCTTTCTGTAGGGGATTTTTAATGCAGGTTGCCAAGTCTAAACGTGGTATGTATAATG of Paenibacillus sp. FSL R5-0517 contains these proteins:
- a CDS encoding four-helix bundle copper-binding protein; translated protein: MTQQQYQQCIDACLECMNACNVCYISSLKEYDLAMLRDCIRLNRECAEICSFAAQAMTRGSDFIAEICELCVKACEACAAECGKHNHDHCQACAEACRRCAEACRLMAAVA